From one Bacillus sp. FJAT-42376 genomic stretch:
- the rplL gene encoding 50S ribosomal protein L7/L12, translating to MSKEQIIEAVKNMTVLELNDLVKAIEEEFGVTAAAPVAMMGGAGAGEAAAEQTEFDLILASAGSQKIKVIKVVREITGLGLKEAKELVDNTPKAIKEGIAKEEAEELKAKLEEVGAGVEVK from the coding sequence ATGTCTAAAGAACAAATCATTGAAGCTGTCAAGAATATGACAGTTCTAGAACTAAACGATCTTGTTAAAGCTATCGAAGAAGAATTTGGTGTTACTGCTGCTGCTCCTGTTGCTATGATGGGTGGAGCTGGCGCTGGCGAAGCTGCTGCTGAGCAAACTGAATTCGATCTTATCCTTGCATCTGCTGGATCTCAAAAAATCAAAGTTATCAAAGTGGTTCGTGAAATCACTGGTCTTGGGCTTAAAGAAGCAAAAGAATTGGTTGATAACACTCCAAAAGCAATCAAAGAAGGTATTGCTAAAGAAGAAGCTGAAGAGCTTAAAGCTAAACTTGAAGAAGTTGGCGCTGGCGTAGAAGTTAAGTAA
- the sigH gene encoding RNA polymerase sporulation sigma factor SigH, producing the protein MNTQISKGYLSKEEFQFLDDEQIVELVHNGDSDALDYLITKYRNFVRAKARSYFLIGADREDIVQEGMIGLYKAIRDFREDKLTSFKAFAELCITRQIITAIKTATRQKHIPLNSYVSLDKPIYDDESDRTLMDVISGAKIMDPEELFINQEEFDDIEVKMAELLSDLERKVLSLYLDGRSYQEISEELNRHVKSIDNALQRVKRKLERYLELRELSM; encoded by the coding sequence TTGAATACACAAATCAGCAAGGGGTATCTCAGCAAGGAAGAATTTCAGTTTCTGGATGATGAGCAGATTGTAGAGTTAGTTCACAATGGAGACAGTGATGCACTGGACTATTTGATTACGAAGTACCGCAATTTTGTCAGAGCGAAAGCAAGATCTTATTTTTTGATTGGAGCTGACAGGGAGGATATTGTTCAAGAAGGCATGATCGGTTTATACAAGGCCATTCGTGACTTCAGAGAGGACAAGCTAACCTCATTCAAAGCTTTTGCAGAACTATGCATTACCCGCCAGATTATTACCGCTATCAAAACAGCAACCCGCCAAAAACATATTCCGCTTAACTCTTACGTTTCTCTGGACAAGCCTATTTATGACGATGAATCGGACCGGACATTGATGGATGTCATTTCCGGTGCGAAAATTATGGATCCCGAAGAACTCTTTATTAATCAGGAAGAGTTTGATGATATTGAAGTAAAGATGGCTGAGCTTTTAAGCGATCTTGAAAGAAAAGTGCTTTCTCTCTATTTGGATGGAAGGTCCTATCAGGAAATTTCCGAAGAATTGAACCGTCACGTGAAGTCAATTGACAATGCCCTGCAGCGGGTAAAAAGAAAGCTTGAAAGATACCTGGAACTCCGCGAATTAAGCATGTGA
- the rpmG gene encoding 50S ribosomal protein L33: MRKKVVLGCTECGSRNYTTMKSTSNTTERLEMKKFCGVCNAHTNHRETK; this comes from the coding sequence ATGCGTAAAAAAGTAGTTTTGGGCTGTACAGAATGCGGTAGCCGCAACTATACAACCATGAAAAGCACTTCGAACACAACAGAGCGCTTGGAAATGAAGAAATTCTGCGGTGTATGCAATGCGCATACCAATCACCGCGAGACGAAATAG
- the rplK gene encoding 50S ribosomal protein L11 codes for MAKKVIKMVKLQIPAGKANPAPPVGPALGQAGVNIMGFCKEFNARTAEQAGLIIPVEITVFEDRSFTFITKTPPAAVLLKKAAGIESGSGEPNRNKVATVKRDKVREIAETKMPDLNAASVEAAMLMVEGTARSMGIVIED; via the coding sequence GTGGCTAAAAAAGTAATTAAAATGGTTAAATTGCAAATCCCTGCCGGCAAAGCGAATCCGGCTCCTCCAGTAGGACCTGCATTGGGTCAAGCTGGTGTGAACATCATGGGATTCTGTAAGGAATTTAACGCACGCACAGCTGAACAAGCTGGGTTGATTATCCCAGTAGAAATCACTGTTTTTGAAGATCGTTCCTTCACATTTATTACGAAAACTCCGCCTGCTGCTGTATTGCTTAAAAAAGCAGCTGGAATTGAGTCTGGTTCTGGTGAACCAAACCGTAATAAAGTGGCTACTGTAAAGCGTGACAAAGTACGTGAAATCGCTGAAACAAAAATGCCTGACTTAAACGCAGCAAGCGTTGAAGCGGCTATGTTGATGGTTGAAGGTACTGCGCGCAGTATGGGAATTGTGATCGAAGACTAA
- the cysS gene encoding cysteine--tRNA ligase, whose amino-acid sequence MGIRLYNTLTRSKEEFKPLEEGKVKMYVCGPTVYNYIHIGNARPAIVYDTVRKYLEFRGYDVHFVSNFTDVDDKLIKAANELGEDVPAIAERFIDAYFEDVTALGCSHADVHPRVTENMDIIIDFVQALIDKGFAYESGGDVYYKTRAFEGYGKLSHQSIDELRSGARIEVGEKKQDALDFVLWKAAKEGEISWESPWGQGRPGWHIECSAMARKYLGDSIDIHAGGQDLTFPHHENEIAQSEAFTGKPFAKYWLHNGYINIDNEKMSKSLGNFVLVHDIIQQYDPQLLRFFMLSVHYRHPINYSEELLENTKNAFERLKTSHSNLKHRRESSANLTGDSSGWIGKIKDLRDTFIKEMDDDFNTANGISVLFDLAKLANLYLKETNTSEEVIDAFLMEFDALAGVLGLSFGEQGLLDEEIDALIQKRIQARADRDFALSDQIRDQLKEMNIILEDTAQGTRWKRG is encoded by the coding sequence ATGGGCATCAGGCTTTACAACACGCTGACACGCAGCAAGGAAGAATTTAAACCGCTTGAAGAAGGCAAGGTAAAAATGTATGTGTGCGGACCTACGGTATATAACTACATTCATATCGGGAACGCCCGTCCGGCTATCGTCTATGATACGGTTCGGAAGTATCTGGAGTTCCGCGGCTATGACGTTCATTTTGTTTCAAATTTCACGGATGTAGACGATAAACTCATTAAAGCGGCCAATGAACTTGGCGAGGATGTTCCGGCGATTGCCGAACGATTTATTGATGCCTATTTTGAAGATGTGACCGCACTTGGGTGCAGCCATGCAGATGTTCATCCGCGGGTAACCGAAAATATGGATATCATTATTGATTTTGTTCAGGCTTTAATCGATAAAGGATTCGCCTATGAATCTGGAGGCGACGTTTATTATAAAACCCGTGCTTTTGAAGGGTACGGCAAGCTTTCTCATCAGTCCATCGATGAATTGCGTTCCGGTGCAAGAATTGAAGTGGGCGAAAAGAAACAGGACGCTCTGGACTTCGTGTTATGGAAGGCAGCTAAAGAAGGCGAGATCTCATGGGAGAGCCCCTGGGGCCAAGGACGTCCGGGGTGGCATATTGAGTGCTCTGCCATGGCGAGGAAATACCTGGGCGACAGCATTGATATTCATGCCGGCGGACAGGATCTTACCTTCCCCCATCACGAGAATGAAATTGCCCAATCCGAAGCGTTTACCGGAAAACCTTTCGCCAAATACTGGCTTCATAACGGATATATCAACATTGATAATGAAAAAATGTCGAAATCGCTCGGCAACTTTGTTCTTGTTCACGACATTATTCAACAATACGATCCGCAGCTTTTAAGGTTCTTTATGCTGTCGGTTCACTACCGTCACCCGATTAATTATTCCGAGGAACTGCTTGAGAATACGAAAAACGCATTTGAACGGCTGAAGACATCTCACTCCAACCTGAAGCACCGCAGAGAGAGCAGTGCCAATTTGACGGGAGACAGCAGCGGATGGATTGGGAAAATAAAAGACCTCCGCGATACGTTCATTAAGGAAATGGACGATGATTTCAATACGGCTAACGGCATTTCTGTATTATTTGATTTAGCTAAGCTTGCCAACCTCTATCTTAAGGAAACCAATACATCAGAGGAAGTCATTGACGCGTTTCTGATGGAGTTTGATGCTTTGGCAGGAGTACTGGGTCTTTCCTTCGGAGAACAGGGACTTCTGGATGAGGAAATTGATGCGCTGATTCAAAAGCGGATTCAGGCACGTGCTGACCGTGATTTTGCCTTATCCGATCAAATCCGGGATCAGCTGAAAGAAATGAACATCATTTTGGAAGATACAGCCCAGGGAACGAGATGGAAAAGAGGATAA
- a CDS encoding Mini-ribonuclease 3 → MIDLKTIKNAKQLNSLALAYMGDAVYEVYIRHHLLAKGLGRPNDLHRYAKAFVSAKAQAEALKAMSEAGFFSEEELDVLRRGRNAKSGTVPKNTDMITYKYSTSFEALIGFLFLEKKEDRLHEIAAEAISLLEERRQNG, encoded by the coding sequence ATGATTGATCTGAAGACGATTAAAAATGCGAAACAGCTGAACAGTCTTGCCCTTGCCTATATGGGAGATGCCGTGTATGAAGTGTATATACGGCATCACCTTCTTGCAAAAGGGCTGGGCCGTCCCAACGATTTGCACCGCTACGCCAAAGCTTTCGTATCAGCCAAAGCCCAGGCCGAAGCATTAAAAGCGATGAGTGAAGCGGGATTTTTTTCCGAGGAAGAGCTTGATGTACTGCGGAGAGGGAGGAACGCCAAGTCGGGAACCGTTCCGAAAAACACGGATATGATCACATACAAATACAGTACTTCGTTTGAGGCGCTGATTGGCTTTCTGTTTTTAGAGAAAAAAGAAGACAGGCTTCATGAGATTGCCGCGGAAGCCATTTCGTTATTGGAAGAAAGGAGGCAGAACGGATGA
- the secE gene encoding preprotein translocase subunit SecE: MGRISKFFGDVGREMKKVSWPKGKELTRYTITVIATVVFAAVFFAVVDLGISELVRLIVE, from the coding sequence ATGGGACGTATTTCTAAGTTTTTTGGGGATGTCGGTCGTGAAATGAAAAAAGTAAGCTGGCCAAAAGGCAAAGAGCTTACTAGATATACGATTACTGTTATTGCAACAGTCGTCTTTGCAGCTGTGTTTTTTGCAGTCGTAGACTTGGGCATTTCTGAACTAGTTCGGTTAATTGTTGAATAA
- the rplJ gene encoding 50S ribosomal protein L10: protein MSSIIESKKQIVEEITTKFRESKSTIVVDYRGLTVAQVTELRKSLREAGVEFKVYKNTMTRRAVEAAELTGLNDALTGPNAIAFSTEDVVAPAKVLNEFAKKNEALEIKAGVIEGNIASVEEIKALADLPSREGLLSMLLSVLQAPIRNFALVNKAVADQKEEQGA, encoded by the coding sequence ATGAGCAGCATTATCGAATCTAAGAAACAAATCGTTGAAGAAATCACAACGAAATTCCGCGAAAGCAAATCTACAATCGTAGTTGACTACCGCGGACTTACAGTAGCTCAAGTGACTGAACTTCGTAAATCTCTTCGTGAAGCTGGCGTAGAATTCAAAGTTTACAAAAACACGATGACTCGCCGTGCTGTTGAAGCAGCTGAACTTACAGGTCTTAACGACGCTCTAACTGGACCGAATGCGATCGCATTCAGCACAGAAGACGTAGTAGCCCCTGCTAAAGTTTTGAATGAATTCGCGAAAAAGAACGAAGCTTTGGAAATCAAAGCTGGTGTAATCGAAGGCAACATTGCATCTGTTGAGGAAATTAAAGCTCTTGCTGATCTTCCTTCACGCGAAGGCTTGCTTTCTATGTTGCTTAGCGTTCTTCAAGCTCCAATCCGCAACTTTGCTCTTGTCAACAAAGCAGTTGCTGATCAAAAAGAAGAACAAGGCGCATAA
- a CDS encoding NYN domain-containing protein — MNILLVDGYNIIGAWPELRVLKKDYFEQARDLLIQKMAEYQAFTKYRVIIVFDAHLVKGIEKKHRNYRVEVIFTKENETADERIEKLASELNDIRTQIHVATSDYTEQWAIFGQGALRKSARELLNEMDAIEKSIKKKVRRMENERPSSKISLSEDVIKTFEKWRRGDL, encoded by the coding sequence ATGAACATTCTGCTCGTCGATGGATACAACATCATTGGTGCATGGCCTGAACTCAGAGTGCTAAAGAAAGATTATTTTGAGCAGGCCAGAGATCTTCTCATTCAAAAAATGGCGGAATACCAGGCTTTTACGAAGTACCGGGTCATCATTGTTTTCGACGCGCATCTTGTTAAAGGAATAGAGAAGAAGCATAGAAATTACCGGGTGGAAGTTATCTTTACGAAAGAAAATGAAACGGCGGATGAACGAATTGAAAAGCTTGCATCTGAACTGAATGACATCCGGACCCAGATTCACGTAGCCACTTCAGACTATACAGAGCAGTGGGCCATTTTCGGTCAGGGGGCATTGCGCAAATCGGCGAGAGAGCTCCTGAACGAAATGGACGCAATTGAAAAAAGCATCAAGAAAAAAGTCAGGCGGATGGAAAACGAACGTCCTTCCTCGAAGATTTCTTTGTCGGAAGATGTCATAAAAACCTTTGAGAAATGGCGGCGCGGAGACCTATAA
- a CDS encoding class I SAM-dependent methyltransferase — protein sequence MSDHYYSENPTVQSNKKSWSFDLAGHSFTFRSDSGVFSKNEVDFGSRVLIESFEMPEVPGNILDMGCGYGPIGLSLAKKWPERNVDMADINSRAVELAKENAEFNGIQNAAIFQSDLFSKVADKAYAAILTNPPIRAGKKVVHEILEKSFEHLCSGGELWAVIQKKQGAPSAVAKLEEHFDEVDVVQKKKGYYIIRAKKD from the coding sequence ATGAGTGATCATTACTACTCTGAGAATCCTACTGTTCAAAGCAATAAGAAAAGCTGGTCATTTGATCTGGCTGGCCATTCTTTCACATTTCGAAGTGATTCGGGCGTTTTTTCAAAAAATGAAGTCGATTTCGGTTCAAGAGTTCTGATTGAATCATTTGAAATGCCTGAAGTTCCGGGGAACATCCTGGATATGGGCTGCGGATATGGGCCGATTGGGCTTTCTCTTGCGAAGAAGTGGCCGGAGCGGAACGTGGATATGGCAGATATTAATTCCAGAGCGGTTGAACTTGCGAAAGAAAACGCAGAATTCAATGGAATACAAAATGCAGCCATTTTCCAAAGTGATTTATTTAGCAAGGTGGCAGATAAAGCCTATGCGGCCATTCTGACAAACCCGCCGATCCGGGCAGGCAAGAAAGTCGTACATGAGATTTTAGAAAAGAGCTTCGAACATTTGTGCAGCGGCGGGGAATTATGGGCAGTCATTCAAAAAAAGCAAGGCGCTCCATCTGCTGTCGCTAAACTGGAAGAGCATTTTGATGAGGTAGACGTGGTTCAGAAGAAAAAAGGCTACTATATTATTAGGGCTAAAAAAGATTGA
- the rlmB gene encoding 23S rRNA (guanosine(2251)-2'-O)-methyltransferase RlmB, with translation MNQEEYIIGRNPVLEALRSERDINKLWMAENSVKGSALQITAIAKERGIIVQTVPKRKLDQMVEGNHQGFVAQVAAYEYVHTDDILKAAEEKGEAPFILILDELEDPHNLGSIMRTADAVGAHGIVIPKRRAVGLTATVAKASTGAIEYVPVARVTNLARTIDELKEKGVWIAGTDAKGSDDYRTLDGTMPIGLVIGSEGKGVSRLVRDKCDFLINLPMAGHVTSLNASVAASLLMYEVFRKRHPLGS, from the coding sequence ATGAACCAGGAAGAATACATTATCGGGAGAAACCCTGTACTTGAAGCATTAAGGTCAGAGAGAGACATCAATAAATTGTGGATGGCAGAGAACTCTGTGAAAGGATCCGCTCTGCAGATCACAGCGATTGCCAAAGAGAGAGGGATCATCGTTCAGACCGTCCCTAAAAGAAAACTTGATCAGATGGTCGAAGGAAACCACCAGGGGTTTGTTGCACAAGTTGCCGCTTATGAATATGTTCATACGGATGACATTCTCAAGGCAGCAGAGGAAAAAGGAGAAGCCCCGTTTATTTTAATTCTGGACGAGCTTGAGGATCCTCATAATCTCGGATCGATTATGAGAACGGCTGATGCAGTGGGAGCACACGGGATTGTGATTCCGAAGCGGAGAGCTGTCGGTCTGACTGCGACTGTCGCCAAGGCTTCAACGGGTGCCATTGAGTATGTGCCGGTAGCAAGGGTGACGAACCTTGCGAGGACGATTGATGAGCTGAAGGAAAAAGGAGTATGGATCGCCGGGACGGATGCAAAGGGATCCGACGATTACCGGACACTGGACGGTACAATGCCGATTGGACTTGTGATCGGAAGCGAAGGCAAAGGAGTCAGCCGGCTTGTCCGGGATAAGTGTGATTTTCTGATCAACCTTCCGATGGCAGGCCACGTGACTTCGCTGAACGCTTCGGTAGCAGCCAGTCTGCTTATGTATGAGGTCTTCAGGAAGCGCCATCCGCTCGGGAGCTGA
- the rplA gene encoding 50S ribosomal protein L1: MAKKGKKYVEAAKLVDRSKTYPVTEAVELVKKTNTAKFDATVEVAFRLGVDPRKNDQQIRGAVVLPNGTGKTQKVLVFAKGEKAKEAEAAGADYVGDSEFITKIQQGWFEFDVIVATPDMMGEVGKLGRVLGPKGLMPNPKTGTVTFEVERAVNEIKAGKVEYRVDKAGIIHVPIGKVSFEDNKLVENFKTIFDTLLKAKPAAAKGTYMKSVAVTSTMGPGVKVDSASFSVK, translated from the coding sequence ATGGCAAAAAAAGGCAAGAAGTATGTAGAAGCTGCGAAGCTTGTAGACCGTTCTAAAACATACCCTGTAACAGAGGCTGTTGAACTGGTTAAAAAAACAAACACTGCTAAGTTTGATGCAACAGTTGAGGTTGCTTTCCGTCTTGGAGTAGACCCTCGTAAAAACGACCAGCAAATCCGCGGAGCAGTTGTGCTTCCAAACGGAACTGGTAAAACTCAAAAAGTTTTGGTTTTCGCTAAAGGCGAAAAAGCAAAAGAAGCAGAAGCTGCAGGAGCAGATTATGTAGGAGATTCCGAATTCATCACGAAAATTCAGCAAGGCTGGTTTGAGTTTGATGTAATCGTTGCAACTCCTGACATGATGGGTGAAGTTGGTAAACTTGGGCGCGTATTGGGGCCAAAAGGACTTATGCCAAACCCGAAAACTGGTACTGTAACATTTGAAGTTGAAAGAGCTGTAAATGAAATCAAAGCTGGTAAAGTAGAGTACCGTGTTGATAAAGCCGGTATCATCCACGTTCCAATCGGCAAAGTTTCATTTGAAGACAACAAGCTTGTTGAAAACTTCAAAACCATCTTTGACACATTGCTTAAAGCAAAACCAGCGGCTGCAAAAGGCACTTACATGAAGAGTGTTGCAGTAACATCAACAATGGGCCCTGGAGTTAAAGTTGACTCTGCTAGCTTCTCTGTAAAATAA
- the nusG gene encoding transcription termination/antitermination protein NusG: MEKNWYVVHTYSGYENKVKANLEKRVESMAMQDKIFRVVVPEEEETDIKNGKKKVVKKKVFPGYVLVEIVMTDDSWYVVRNTPGVTGFVGSAGSGSKPTALLPEEVEVILKRMGMDERRVEVDFELKETVRVIEGPFADFTGVIEDIDHDKQKVKVLVNMFGRETPVELEFSQVDKL; this comes from the coding sequence ATGGAGAAAAATTGGTATGTGGTTCACACGTATTCCGGTTACGAGAATAAAGTAAAAGCGAACCTTGAAAAGCGTGTTGAATCAATGGCGATGCAAGACAAGATTTTCAGAGTCGTAGTTCCTGAAGAGGAAGAAACAGACATCAAAAACGGAAAAAAGAAAGTAGTAAAGAAAAAGGTGTTCCCCGGGTACGTACTCGTTGAAATTGTCATGACGGATGATTCCTGGTATGTTGTACGGAATACACCGGGTGTAACAGGATTTGTCGGCTCAGCCGGTTCGGGTTCAAAACCAACAGCTCTTTTGCCGGAAGAAGTAGAAGTCATCCTTAAACGGATGGGGATGGATGAGCGCCGTGTTGAAGTGGACTTCGAGCTGAAAGAGACAGTCAGAGTAATTGAGGGTCCGTTTGCAGACTTTACAGGGGTTATTGAAGACATCGATCACGACAAGCAAAAAGTCAAAGTGCTAGTGAACATGTTCGGACGCGAAACACCTGTTGAACTTGAATTCTCGCAAGTCGATAAATTATAA